The genomic window ACGGCGGCGGCGGTGGATTGGCGCAGCGCGAGCGCGGCCAGCTCGCGGGCCTGTGTCAGCGTCAGCCCGCGAATCCGCGCCTTCACCATGGGCACGCTGCGGCTGCTGACGGACAGCTCGTCCACGCCCAGCCCCACCAGCACCGGGATGGCCAGTGGGTCCGAGCCGAGCTCGCCGCAGACACCCACCCAGCGGCCCTCCGCATGGGCCGCTTCGACGGTCAGCCGGATGAGCTGGAGCACCGCGGGGTGCAGGGCATCCGACTGCGCGGACAGCATCGGGTGGCCGCGGTCGATGGCGAGCGTGTACTGGGTGAGATCGTTCGTGCCGATGGAGAAGAAGTCGACCTCCTTGGCGAGCGTGGGGGCGAGCAACGCGCAGGACGGCACTTCGATCATCACCCCGAGCTGGACGTCGGGGGCCTTCACCTCCGCCTGGACGCGATCGAAGAGGGCCTTGCCCGCCCGGAACTCCTCGATGTCCTTCACCATGGGGAACATGATGCGCACCGGGCGGCTCTTCGCAGCGGTCAGCAGCGCGCGCAGCTGCATCTCGAAGATCTCGGGCCGCGTCAGCGTGAGGCGGATGCCGCGCACGCCGAGGAAGGGGTTGTCCTCCTTGGGCATGGGCCAGTACGCGAGTGGCTTGTCCCCGCCGACATCGAGGGTCCGTGCCACCAGGGGACGGCCCGCCAGCGCATCGAAGGCCTCCCCGTACTCGGCGATCTGGGTCGCCAGATCCGGCATCTGGGGGTGGGCCATGAACACGAACTCGGTGCGCAGCAGGCCCACGCCCTCGGCGCCGCGCTCCACGGCATCCGCCGCGTGCGCCGTGTCCCCGAGGTTCGCGCCCACTTCGACGCGGTGGCCATCGCGGGTACGGGCCTCCTCGTGGCGCTGGCCATAGGCCGCCCGCTGAAGCTCCTGCTGTTCCTGGAGGCGGCGCTCGCTGCGCTGGCGGCGCTCGGGGGTAGGGGAGGCGACGATGCGCCCATGCTCCCCATCGACGATCAGCTCGACGCCGGAGTTCAACGCGAGCACACGCTCGCCCGCGCCTACCGCCGCCGCGATGCCGAGCGCGCGGGCGAGAATGGCGCTGTGGGAGGTGGCGCCGCCCCGGGCCGTGACGAGCCCCCGGACCTTCGCCGTGTCGAGCCGGGCCACATCGGACGGCCCCACGTCATCGGCCACCAGGATGTAGGGCTGATCCGGGGGCGCCGGCATCTCGACGCCGCAGAGCAGCCCCAGCACCCGGCGGCCCACGTCCCGGAGGTCCGCCGCGCGTTCGGCGAGCAGCCGGTCCGTGAGCGCTTCCTGGGCCCGGGCCGCCGTGTCGATGGCCCGCCACCAGCCTGCTTCCGCCGACAGCCCTTCGCCGATGGCTTCGAGGGCTGCCTCGCGCAGCGCGGGGTCCTCCAGCATCTCCGAATGGATCGATAGAATCTGGGCCACCTCGCCCCCGGCCGTGCGCTTCACCAGCGCCGCGAGCTGGTGGTGGGCCTCCTGGAGTGCCTTTTCGAGCCGCTGACGCTCCCGCGCGGCATTGTCCGCCCGCTCCGGGTAACGGAACGTGGGAAGCCGCATCACGTAGGCAGGGGCGATCGCGATGCCAGGCGAGGCGGGAATGGCCGTCAGCTGCTCATCCGCCCCTGGTGGGACCACGGAAGCCTGGACGGCGGCACGGGCAGGGGCCTCCTCCCGCGTCTCCTGGAAGGGCGTCACGGGCTCTCCCAGTCCGCCGCGCACCGCCTCCGCCAGCGCCGAGACGGCTTGCGCGGCCCCTTCGCCCTCGGCGGAGAACACGAGCGTCTGTCCCCGGCGCGCGCCCAGCCCGATGACCTTGGTCAGGCTGACGGCGGAGACCGCCTCGCCACTGCCCTCCAGGAGGCGCACCCGGACGGGCATGGGCTGGGTGCGGGCCACCTGCACCAGCTCCTTGGCGGGCCTCGCGTGCAAGCCGTGCGCGTTGAGCAAGCGCACCCGGGCGGTCTGGGCCTGGGCGGACTCGCCCGCGAGGCGCGAGAGGATCTGCTCCGCGGGCAGACTGGCCAACTGCGCCCCATCCCCCCGCGCGAGCATTCCATCGAGGCGCTCCAGGAGTGAGCGATGCGCCTCCCCCTGGGCCGCCAGACAGAAGACCCCGGTGGTCTCCCCGGTGTCATCCTGGAGCCGCCGCTCGGGGGTCGCCAGCGCCAGGCCCGGGGAGGTGACGCCCGAGGTGCCGTACACGAGCCAGAGCCCCTGGCCCAGGGACACGGGCGTCTGCCCGGCGATGGCGGCCACGAAGCCCGCGTCCACACACCCGGCATGGCGCAGCCGGGCGGCGGCGATCAGCGCCAGCTCCAGACGGTCCCGCACCGGCAGGCCCAGACACAGCGTCTCCGCATCGAGCTTCGCCGTCACGGGGACGCGCGACAGCAGGGCGATGACCTCCTCGGCGTTCGTGGCCCGGGCCAGCGCCTCGGAGACCCCCTCCCGCTCCAGCACGTGGGTGAGCTGCCGCAGGATGTCGAGGTGCTCATCCGACTGCGCGGCGATGGTCACCAGCAGGTGGACCCGGTGGCCATCGTGCCAGGTGAGCCCCTCGGGAAACTGGAGCACCCGCACCCCGGTGGAGCGCACGTAGCGCCGGCTCTCCGGGGTGCCGTGCGGGATGGCGATGCCGTTGCCGAGATAGGTGGAGGACTGGGCCTCGCGGGCCAGGAGCCCCTCGCGGTACTCCGCCGACACGCGGTGGGCCTCGGTCAGGGACTGGGCGGCTTGCGCCAGGGCCTCGCGCCAGTCCGCGGCGTGGCAGCCCAACCGGACATCGTCCCGATTCAGCGTGAGCATGGGGTGCGGTCTCCCTCAGGTGTGAAACCGGAGGCAGCGTGCACCAATGCGAACCCGGCGCGGGAAGGTTCGCCGGGAGAGTTCCAAAATCAGACGGAGATGAGGCCCTTGCGGATGCCCTCGGTGACGGCCTCCACGCGGTTGGTCACCTCGAGCTTGCGGTAGATGTGCTCCAGGTGCGTGCGGATGGTGGCCTTGCTCAGGTTGAGCATCTTGGCCGCCTCGCTGTTGGAGATGCCCTTGGCGATGAGCTGGAGAATCTCCTGCTCCCGGTCCGACAGCGGCCGGAGCATCGCATCCGGGGCGGCAGGGGTCTCCAGCGCGGGCGCGCGCTCCGGGGCCTCCGGGCGGGGGCTGGAGGGGACGGGGCCGCTGTCCGGATCCACGCGGAAGTGGCGCAGCAGCCTGCGGGCGAGGTTCGGCTGGATCACCGTGCCCCCGGCGCGCACTTCCTTGATGGCCTCGATGATCTTGTCCACCGGCGCGCCCTTGAGCAGGTAGCCCGAGGCGCCTGCCTTC from Stigmatella erecta includes these protein-coding regions:
- the ptsP gene encoding phosphoenolpyruvate--protein phosphotransferase, which codes for MLTLNRDDVRLGCHAADWREALAQAAQSLTEAHRVSAEYREGLLAREAQSSTYLGNGIAIPHGTPESRRYVRSTGVRVLQFPEGLTWHDGHRVHLLVTIAAQSDEHLDILRQLTHVLEREGVSEALARATNAEEVIALLSRVPVTAKLDAETLCLGLPVRDRLELALIAAARLRHAGCVDAGFVAAIAGQTPVSLGQGLWLVYGTSGVTSPGLALATPERRLQDDTGETTGVFCLAAQGEAHRSLLERLDGMLARGDGAQLASLPAEQILSRLAGESAQAQTARVRLLNAHGLHARPAKELVQVARTQPMPVRVRLLEGSGEAVSAVSLTKVIGLGARRGQTLVFSAEGEGAAQAVSALAEAVRGGLGEPVTPFQETREEAPARAAVQASVVPPGADEQLTAIPASPGIAIAPAYVMRLPTFRYPERADNAARERQRLEKALQEAHHQLAALVKRTAGGEVAQILSIHSEMLEDPALREAALEAIGEGLSAEAGWWRAIDTAARAQEALTDRLLAERAADLRDVGRRVLGLLCGVEMPAPPDQPYILVADDVGPSDVARLDTAKVRGLVTARGGATSHSAILARALGIAAAVGAGERVLALNSGVELIVDGEHGRIVASPTPERRQRSERRLQEQQELQRAAYGQRHEEARTRDGHRVEVGANLGDTAHAADAVERGAEGVGLLRTEFVFMAHPQMPDLATQIAEYGEAFDALAGRPLVARTLDVGGDKPLAYWPMPKEDNPFLGVRGIRLTLTRPEIFEMQLRALLTAAKSRPVRIMFPMVKDIEEFRAGKALFDRVQAEVKAPDVQLGVMIEVPSCALLAPTLAKEVDFFSIGTNDLTQYTLAIDRGHPMLSAQSDALHPAVLQLIRLTVEAAHAEGRWVGVCGELGSDPLAIPVLVGLGVDELSVSSRSVPMVKARIRGLTLTQARELAALALRQSTAAAVREALEAV
- a CDS encoding response regulator, with the translated sequence MDAPPMPAAAPIRVFVVEDQTKILKNQLRLLEGHPDIEIIGTALSGEAALEEVAKTVPDVILLDLGLPRMSGIDVTREVKATHPKVEILIFTIFDEEDKVLEAVKAGASGYLLKGAPVDKIIEAIKEVRAGGTVIQPNLARRLLRHFRVDPDSGPVPSSPRPEAPERAPALETPAAPDAMLRPLSDREQEILQLIAKGISNSEAAKMLNLSKATIRTHLEHIYRKLEVTNRVEAVTEGIRKGLISV